One window from the genome of Paraclostridium sordellii encodes:
- a CDS encoding APC family permease, with amino-acid sequence MSNKGLQKTLGFSAALSTVVGMVIGGGVFFKPQAIYSATGGAPGLGMLAWVIAGVITIAAGLTAAEVSAAIPKTGGMMIYIKEIYGDRLGFLTGWMQAVLFFPATAAALGVIFAQQAATLIGQSEKNMAVVLPIAIGIILFLAILNTVGSKLGGTIQTVATICKLIPLALIIVFGFINGSGDNSITTPFIGENLSMGAVLGQVLIAALFAYDGWINVGSIAGEMKNPGKDLPKAIVGGLSIVMAVYVVINLAYLWVVPASEMATVSAPAALVAERIFGPIGGKIVTIGILISVFGGLNGYLLTGPRVTYALACEGTLPFSKGLSKLNKGGVPSNAIFLMAILACVYALSGQFNLLTDLTIFIIWVFYVLTFVGVMKLRKDQPKLERPYKVPLYPIIPLIAIAGGLFVIVNQLMNNTLIAAGGLIVTAIGLPVYSVMSKKNNN; translated from the coding sequence ATGAGCAACAAAGGACTACAAAAGACTTTAGGTTTTTCAGCAGCTCTTTCTACAGTTGTTGGTATGGTTATAGGTGGAGGGGTATTCTTTAAACCTCAAGCTATATATTCAGCAACAGGTGGAGCTCCAGGATTAGGTATGTTAGCTTGGGTTATAGCTGGTGTTATAACAATAGCAGCAGGACTTACAGCAGCTGAAGTTTCAGCAGCGATACCAAAAACTGGTGGGATGATGATATATATCAAGGAGATATATGGTGACAGATTAGGATTTTTAACAGGTTGGATGCAAGCGGTATTATTCTTCCCAGCTACAGCAGCAGCTTTAGGTGTTATATTTGCACAACAAGCAGCTACTTTAATTGGACAAAGTGAGAAAAATATGGCAGTTGTATTACCAATAGCGATAGGAATTATATTATTTTTAGCAATATTAAACACAGTAGGATCTAAATTAGGTGGAACAATACAAACTGTAGCGACTATATGTAAATTAATACCATTAGCGCTTATAATAGTATTTGGATTTATAAATGGATCAGGAGACAACTCTATAACAACTCCATTCATAGGTGAAAATTTATCTATGGGAGCTGTTTTAGGACAAGTTTTAATAGCAGCATTATTTGCTTATGATGGATGGATAAATGTTGGTTCTATAGCAGGAGAAATGAAAAACCCAGGTAAAGACTTACCAAAAGCTATAGTTGGTGGTTTATCAATAGTTATGGCAGTTTATGTAGTAATAAACTTAGCTTACTTATGGGTTGTACCAGCTAGTGAAATGGCAACTGTAAGTGCTCCGGCAGCATTAGTTGCAGAAAGAATATTTGGGCCAATAGGTGGTAAGATAGTCACTATTGGTATATTAATATCAGTATTCGGTGGATTAAACGGATACCTATTAACTGGACCTAGAGTAACTTACGCATTAGCTTGTGAAGGTACATTACCATTTAGTAAAGGATTATCTAAGTTAAATAAAGGTGGAGTTCCATCAAATGCTATATTCTTAATGGCAATACTTGCTTGTGTATATGCATTATCAGGACAATTCAACTTATTAACTGACTTAACAATATTCATAATATGGGTATTCTATGTACTAACTTTCGTAGGAGTAATGAAGTTAAGAAAAGATCAACCAAAATTAGAGAGACCTTATAAAGTTCCTCTATATCCAATAATACCATTAATAGCTATAGCAGGTGGATTATTCGTTATAGTTAACCAATTAATGAACAACACATTAATAGCTGCAGGTGGATTAATAGTTACAGCTATAGGATTACCTGTATATTCAGTAATGTCAAAGAAAAATAATAACTAA
- the spoIIP gene encoding stage II sporulation protein P, which yields MISKKIISIGLITSVVFTICIKTSYALEDEKLLNFLINTSYPETKLEQPKDEENKEKEEENKKESKEDKKSSKKEDEFVKMYVGEENLPTEESSNEVAVTNGKYVDNVLVTKEQPNILIYHTHGGETYANSPAGNYHSDDKANSTLEVGATLTKELSKRGRSVVHNTTYHDLPEFVGAYGRSLKTIETMQAKYSSIDMIIDLHRDGRKLDSKEAEKNFHDTCTANINGENVAKFMFVVGKKSENYAQNLKLAQEITAFAESKYPGITRPVVTKDNGRYNQFKSNKPLLIEVGGQMNTIEEAKASTKYIAEVLDEFFKQKGA from the coding sequence ATGATATCAAAAAAAATTATAAGTATTGGACTTATAACATCCGTTGTATTTACTATTTGTATAAAAACCTCGTATGCTTTAGAAGATGAAAAACTATTAAACTTTCTTATAAATACTAGTTATCCAGAAACAAAATTAGAACAACCAAAAGATGAGGAAAACAAAGAAAAAGAAGAAGAAAATAAAAAAGAAAGCAAAGAAGATAAAAAATCAAGTAAAAAAGAAGATGAATTTGTAAAGATGTACGTTGGAGAAGAAAATTTACCAACAGAAGAAAGTTCTAATGAAGTGGCTGTTACAAATGGAAAATATGTAGATAATGTATTAGTTACAAAAGAACAACCTAATATTCTTATATATCATACGCATGGTGGGGAAACTTATGCAAATAGCCCAGCAGGTAACTATCATTCAGACGATAAAGCAAACTCTACTTTAGAAGTAGGAGCAACATTGACAAAAGAGCTAAGCAAAAGAGGAAGATCGGTAGTTCATAATACTACATATCATGATTTACCAGAGTTTGTTGGAGCTTATGGGAGAAGTTTAAAGACTATAGAAACTATGCAAGCAAAATATAGTAGCATAGATATGATAATAGATTTACATAGAGATGGTAGAAAACTCGATAGTAAAGAAGCAGAAAAGAATTTTCACGATACTTGTACAGCCAATATAAATGGTGAAAATGTAGCTAAATTTATGTTTGTTGTAGGTAAAAAGAGTGAAAACTATGCTCAAAACTTAAAGCTAGCTCAGGAAATTACTGCATTTGCTGAAAGTAAATATCCAGGTATAACAAGGCCAGTAGTAACAAAAGACAATGGAAGATACAATCAATTTAAATCTAATAAACCTCTTTTAATAGAAGTAGGTGGACAAATGAACACTATAGAAGAAGCTAAAGCTTCTACGAAATATATAGCAGAAGTTTTAGATGAGTTCTTTAAACAAAAGGGCGCATAG
- the gpr gene encoding GPR endopeptidase, translating to MISLRTDLALEAREIYEQGNDASNIPGVKIDTKELQDCIVTKVEVLDEQGAQIMNKGIGTYTTIESKLMKYDDDESREQVISYLKDELISILGNDKTKKTLVIGLGNWNITSDALGPKTVSKTLVTRHIFKNYNKDYDDDFTEVSGLSPGVMGITGIETSEIVKAIVEATNPDRVIAIDALASRKMERVNSTIQISTAGISPGGGVGNKRKALNKEYLGVDVIAIGVPTVVDAATLTSDVLDLAIDNLMEQSKESEGFYNMLKQLKEDEKYHLIKDSLEPYDKNLIVTPKDIDDTIENLSIIISEGLNRSLHPGRTLN from the coding sequence ATGATAAGTTTAAGAACAGATTTAGCGCTAGAAGCTAGAGAAATATATGAACAAGGAAATGATGCTAGTAATATTCCTGGAGTTAAAATAGATACAAAAGAACTACAAGATTGTATTGTAACTAAAGTAGAAGTTTTAGATGAACAAGGTGCCCAAATTATGAATAAGGGAATAGGAACTTATACTACTATAGAAAGTAAACTTATGAAATATGATGATGATGAATCAAGGGAACAAGTTATAAGCTACTTAAAAGATGAGCTTATATCAATACTTGGAAATGACAAGACGAAAAAAACTTTAGTTATAGGGCTTGGTAACTGGAATATAACATCTGATGCACTAGGGCCTAAAACAGTATCTAAAACCTTAGTAACTAGACATATATTTAAAAATTATAATAAAGATTATGATGATGATTTTACAGAGGTTTCAGGACTTAGTCCAGGGGTTATGGGAATTACAGGAATTGAAACAAGTGAAATTGTAAAGGCAATAGTAGAAGCTACAAATCCAGATAGAGTAATAGCAATAGATGCACTAGCCTCAAGAAAAATGGAGAGGGTAAACTCTACAATACAAATTTCAACGGCTGGAATATCTCCAGGAGGTGGAGTTGGAAATAAGAGAAAAGCTTTAAACAAAGAATATTTAGGAGTAGATGTAATTGCAATTGGAGTTCCAACTGTAGTTGATGCAGCTACATTAACTAGCGATGTATTAGATCTTGCTATTGATAATTTAATGGAACAATCAAAGGAAAGTGAAGGATTTTATAACATGCTAAAACAATTGAAAGAAGATGAAAAATACCATCTTATAAAAGATTCACTAGAACCATATGATAAAAATCTAATAGTTACTCCAAAAGATATAGATGACACAATAGAAAATCTATCAATCATCATAAGTGAAGGATTAAATAGATCGCTTCATCCAGGGAGAACACTAAATTAA
- the holA gene encoding DNA polymerase III subunit delta — MNYKDIIKSMNNNEFKSVYLFYGREFYLLENVIKTCKKSLNESMIDFNLDILDGKELTLDQVLSNAETLPFMDERKILIIKDFELLKGKKKNFSDSDESELIDYLDKIPSTTVIVFIVYGDVDKRKSLVKKINKVGLVNHCDKLSDMDLFKWVKNKFKQKEVVINDSEVMYFIEQEGYRDKNSEKTLSDLENEINKISSFVGTGNNITKEVIDKLSQKKVENDIFKLIDEIGNKNSLHAMKIVTDMILEGESVLGIFAMVSKQFKLVMQARQLQVQGYSSKVIAEKVGAHPFVITKALKQGRLFSDEVVVDMLNFILESDFKIKNGLMRDTLALEILVSKYCQ, encoded by the coding sequence ATGAATTACAAGGATATCATCAAAAGCATGAACAACAACGAATTTAAAAGTGTATATCTTTTCTATGGAAGAGAATTTTATCTATTGGAAAATGTAATTAAAACTTGTAAAAAAAGTTTAAATGAAAGTATGATTGATTTTAACTTAGATATCCTTGATGGAAAAGAGTTAACACTAGATCAAGTTTTAAGCAATGCAGAGACGTTACCATTTATGGATGAGCGAAAAATTTTAATAATAAAAGACTTTGAACTTTTAAAAGGAAAGAAAAAGAATTTTTCTGATAGTGATGAATCTGAACTTATAGATTATTTAGATAAAATACCAAGCACTACTGTAATTGTTTTTATAGTATATGGAGATGTAGATAAGAGAAAGAGCTTAGTTAAGAAAATAAACAAGGTTGGATTAGTAAATCACTGTGATAAATTAAGTGATATGGATCTTTTTAAGTGGGTTAAAAATAAATTTAAGCAAAAAGAAGTTGTTATAAATGATTCAGAAGTAATGTATTTTATAGAACAAGAAGGATATAGGGATAAAAACAGTGAAAAGACCTTATCTGATTTAGAGAATGAGATAAATAAAATAAGTTCTTTTGTAGGAACAGGAAACAACATAACTAAAGAGGTTATAGATAAACTATCTCAGAAAAAAGTAGAAAATGATATATTCAAATTAATAGATGAGATAGGAAATAAAAATTCTTTACATGCTATGAAAATAGTTACAGATATGATTTTAGAAGGTGAATCAGTACTTGGTATATTTGCTATGGTTTCAAAACAATTTAAACTTGTTATGCAAGCAAGACAACTTCAAGTACAAGGATATTCTTCTAAGGTAATAGCAGAAAAAGTTGGAGCACATCCTTTTGTAATTACTAAAGCACTAAAACAAGGAAGACTATTTTCAGATGAAGTTGTAGTAGATATGCTAAATTTTATATTAGAAAGTGATTTTAAAATAAAAAATGGGTTGATGAGAGATACTCTTGCATTAGAAATACTAGTAAGCAAGTACTGCCAATAA
- a CDS encoding ComEC/Rec2 family competence protein produces the protein MRRPLLIIFIIILFMSFFISNMEINKHSEKNQFIKIEGLVKNKVRKEKYNQYYISDYVINDYSKKINIKPGDIVEVSGKIKYYKELKFEDFNYGRYLKSNGYEGTIDIKSYRILNKNVIYSNIFKFKERISKSIKYLYKDKSKFINSILIGEKENIDKETKEIFSKTGVSHILALSGLHVSILITIIGYSIGGINSFYKLILISIILCVYSIMVGQSPSIVRAIYYSLISYMGIFIFKRPDGISSLSFIGTILLINNPYIIYNMSFQLSFLATLSIIYFYGYINSKIKIKLIALTISANILTLPMIYLYFKNISLISIISNIVVVPFLSIIIYISILSAIILPISLTLSKIMVIINSLIIDFINQTLEMLYNLKFSYIEFDEVNKLFVITYYILVGIYMIYKEIKTIKEQENELQGYHQKHEQQRI, from the coding sequence ATGAGAAGGCCATTATTAATAATATTTATTATAATTTTATTTATGAGTTTTTTTATATCTAATATGGAAATTAACAAACATAGTGAAAAGAATCAGTTTATAAAGATAGAAGGACTTGTAAAAAATAAAGTAAGAAAAGAAAAATATAATCAATATTATATAAGTGATTATGTAATAAATGATTATTCTAAAAAAATAAATATAAAACCAGGGGATATAGTAGAAGTAAGTGGAAAAATTAAATACTATAAAGAATTAAAGTTTGAAGATTTTAATTATGGAAGATACTTAAAAAGTAATGGATATGAAGGAACTATAGATATAAAATCATATAGGATATTAAATAAAAATGTAATTTATTCTAATATATTTAAATTTAAAGAAAGAATAAGTAAGTCTATAAAATATTTATATAAAGATAAATCAAAGTTTATAAATTCTATACTAATAGGAGAAAAAGAGAATATAGATAAAGAAACAAAAGAAATATTTTCAAAAACAGGGGTAAGTCACATTTTAGCTTTGTCTGGACTTCATGTAAGTATTTTGATAACGATAATTGGATATAGCATTGGAGGAATAAATAGTTTTTATAAGCTCATATTAATTTCTATAATTTTGTGTGTTTATAGTATCATGGTAGGTCAGTCACCATCCATAGTAAGGGCTATTTATTATAGTTTAATATCTTATATGGGAATATTTATTTTTAAAAGGCCAGATGGTATATCTAGTTTATCTTTTATAGGTACAATTTTATTAATAAATAACCCATATATAATCTATAATATGAGTTTTCAATTGTCTTTTTTAGCAACATTGTCTATAATATATTTCTATGGTTATATAAATTCTAAGATTAAAATTAAATTAATTGCACTTACTATATCAGCAAATATACTTACATTACCCATGATATATTTATATTTCAAGAATATATCATTAATTAGTATTATTAGTAATATAGTCGTAGTGCCTTTTTTGAGTATAATTATATATATAAGTATTTTAAGTGCTATAATATTACCGATAAGTTTGACATTGTCAAAAATTATGGTTATAATAAACAGCCTTATAATAGATTTTATAAACCAAACTTTAGAAATGCTATATAATTTGAAATTTAGCTATATAGAATTTGACGAAGTTAACAAATTATTTGTAATTACGTACTACATTTTGGTAGGAATATATATGATATATAAAGAAATAAAGACGATAAAGGAGCAAGAGAATGAATTACAAGGATATCATCAAAAGCATGAACAACAACGAATTTAA
- the rpsT gene encoding 30S ribosomal protein S20: protein MANIKSAKKRIKVIEKKTALNRARKSQIKTAIRKFEEAVTAGNREEAVARFQYAQKRISQVASKGTIHKNAAARKVAKLAQKLNGMNA from the coding sequence ATGGCAAACATAAAATCAGCAAAGAAAAGAATAAAAGTTATCGAAAAGAAAACTGCTTTAAATAGAGCTAGAAAATCTCAAATAAAAACTGCTATAAGAAAGTTTGAAGAAGCTGTTACTGCAGGAAACAGAGAAGAGGCTGTTGCTAGATTCCAATACGCTCAAAAGAGAATATCTCAAGTAGCTTCTAAAGGAACTATACACAAAAACGCTGCAGCTAGAAAAGTTGCTAAATTAGCTCAAAAATTAAACGGAATGAACGCTTAA
- the hemW gene encoding radical SAM family heme chaperone HemW produces MLGLYIHVPFCAQKCYYCDFNSYKIKSNEKEDYLINIEREMHLYKDEFKDKYFDTVFLGGGTPSILKAEELSRLVDKLHENFNIKKDAEITIECNPGTINKEKLKFMKKMGINRLSIGLQAVQNYHLKSIGRIHTYEEFERNYYDAIDVGFNNINIDLMYALPNQKEDEWRETLNKIISLNPSHISAYSLILEEGTKLYDMYENNEFKLLDEDTDIKMYEYTINTLKKYGYNQYEISNYAKTEKECKHNIIYWKCDNYLGLGPGASGYIDNKRYSNVENLKTYNGKLSKNLKPINEEIQLSEKDKIEEFIFMGLRMNEGINLDVFKERFNIEFLDLYKDILDKLIENKLLKVDGSNIMLTQKGREISNSVFIEFIN; encoded by the coding sequence ATGTTAGGGCTATATATACATGTACCATTTTGTGCGCAAAAATGTTATTACTGTGATTTTAACTCATATAAAATTAAGAGTAATGAAAAAGAAGACTACTTAATAAATATAGAAAGAGAGATGCATCTGTATAAGGATGAATTTAAGGACAAGTATTTTGATACTGTATTTTTAGGTGGAGGAACACCTAGTATATTAAAAGCAGAGGAATTATCAAGGTTAGTTGATAAATTACATGAAAACTTTAATATAAAAAAAGATGCTGAAATAACAATTGAGTGTAATCCTGGAACAATTAACAAAGAAAAGTTAAAATTTATGAAAAAAATGGGTATAAATAGATTAAGCATTGGACTTCAGGCAGTGCAAAATTACCATTTAAAATCTATAGGAAGAATACATACATATGAAGAGTTTGAGAGAAATTACTATGATGCTATAGATGTTGGATTTAACAATATAAATATAGATTTGATGTATGCACTTCCTAACCAAAAGGAGGATGAATGGAGGGAAACATTAAATAAGATTATAAGTTTAAATCCGTCACACATATCAGCATACTCTCTTATATTAGAAGAGGGAACTAAGCTTTATGATATGTATGAAAATAATGAATTTAAACTTTTAGATGAAGATACAGATATAAAAATGTATGAATACACTATAAACACATTAAAGAAATATGGATATAATCAGTATGAAATTTCTAATTATGCAAAAACTGAAAAGGAATGTAAACATAATATTATATATTGGAAATGTGATAATTATTTAGGATTAGGCCCTGGAGCATCTGGATATATAGATAATAAAAGATATTCTAATGTAGAAAATTTAAAAACTTATAACGGTAAGCTTAGTAAAAATCTAAAACCTATAAATGAAGAGATTCAATTAAGTGAAAAAGATAAAATAGAAGAATTTATATTTATGGGACTTAGAATGAATGAAGGTATAAACTTAGATGTATTTAAAGAAAGATTTAACATTGAATTTTTAGATCTATATAAAGATATTTTAGATAAATTAATAGAAAATAAATTGTTAAAAGTAGATGGCTCAAATATAATGTTAACGCAAAAAGGAAGAGAAATTTCAAATAGTGTATTCATAGAATTTATAAATTAA
- the lepA gene encoding translation elongation factor 4, whose translation MDNKQSRTRNFSIIAHIDHGKSTLADRLIQYTGLVSEREMKDQLLDNMDLERERGITIKLQNIRLVYKAKDGQEYFLNLIDTPGHVDFNYEVSRSLAACEGALLVVDAAQGVEAQTLANVYLALDQDLEILPVINKIDLPSARPDEIKAEIEDIIGLDASEAPLISAKSGLNIEDVLEDIVKNVPAPKGDTEAPLKALIFDSYYDAYKGVVAYVRVFEGTVKKGMTIKMMNTNKKFEVTEVGVMAPGQRELDELAAGDVGYIAASIKDIRSCCVGDTITDADNPTDEPMPGYKKATPMVYCGIYPGEGEKYENVRDALEKLQVNDAALEFEAESSAALGFGFRCGFLGLLHMEIIQERLEREFDLNIITTAPSVIYRVTKTDGEVVMVQNPANLPERDEIDIIEEPMVKGDIIVPKDYVGTVMELCQERRGDMINMEYIDEKRVMLHYDLPLNEVVYDFFDALKSRTRGYGSLDYELKGYVPSKLVKLDILINKEQVDALSFIVHESKAYSRGKSMCEKLKGEIPRHQFAVPIQAAVGNKVVARETISALRKDVLAKCYGGDISRKKKLLEKQKEGKKRMRQIGSVEVPQKAFMSVLKLDS comes from the coding sequence GTGGACAACAAACAAAGTAGAACGAGAAATTTTAGTATAATAGCACATATAGACCATGGTAAGTCTACCTTAGCAGATAGATTAATTCAATATACAGGACTTGTTAGTGAAAGAGAAATGAAAGATCAATTACTTGATAATATGGATCTTGAAAGAGAAAGAGGAATCACTATAAAGCTTCAAAATATAAGATTAGTTTATAAGGCTAAGGATGGACAAGAGTATTTCTTAAACTTAATAGATACTCCAGGACACGTAGACTTTAACTATGAGGTTTCAAGAAGTTTAGCAGCTTGTGAAGGTGCGTTACTTGTAGTTGATGCAGCCCAAGGTGTTGAAGCACAAACTTTAGCTAATGTTTACTTAGCACTAGATCAAGACTTAGAAATATTACCAGTAATAAATAAAATAGATTTACCGAGTGCAAGACCGGATGAAATAAAAGCGGAAATAGAGGATATAATAGGACTTGATGCAAGTGAAGCTCCACTTATATCAGCTAAAAGTGGATTAAATATAGAAGATGTACTAGAAGATATAGTTAAGAATGTACCTGCTCCAAAAGGAGATACAGAAGCTCCATTAAAAGCATTAATATTTGATTCATATTATGATGCTTATAAGGGTGTTGTAGCTTATGTAAGAGTATTTGAAGGTACAGTTAAAAAAGGTATGACTATAAAAATGATGAACACTAATAAAAAGTTTGAAGTAACTGAAGTTGGTGTTATGGCTCCGGGGCAAAGAGAGTTAGACGAATTAGCTGCTGGAGATGTTGGTTATATTGCAGCTAGTATAAAAGATATAAGAAGTTGTTGTGTCGGTGATACAATAACTGATGCTGATAATCCAACTGATGAACCTATGCCAGGGTATAAAAAAGCAACTCCAATGGTTTACTGTGGTATATATCCAGGTGAAGGAGAAAAGTACGAAAACGTAAGAGATGCATTAGAAAAACTTCAAGTTAATGATGCAGCACTTGAGTTTGAAGCTGAAAGTTCAGCAGCTCTTGGATTTGGATTTAGATGTGGATTCTTAGGACTATTACATATGGAGATAATCCAAGAAAGATTAGAAAGAGAATTTGATCTAAACATAATAACTACAGCTCCATCTGTTATATACAGAGTAACAAAAACTGACGGAGAAGTTGTTATGGTACAAAATCCTGCTAACTTACCAGAACGTGATGAAATAGATATTATAGAAGAGCCTATGGTAAAAGGAGATATAATAGTTCCAAAAGATTATGTAGGTACTGTTATGGAACTATGCCAAGAAAGACGTGGGGACATGATAAATATGGAATACATAGATGAAAAAAGAGTTATGCTTCACTATGATCTTCCATTAAATGAAGTTGTTTATGACTTCTTTGATGCCCTAAAGTCTAGAACAAGAGGATATGGATCACTAGATTATGAGTTAAAAGGATATGTTCCTTCTAAACTTGTAAAATTAGATATTTTAATAAATAAAGAACAAGTTGACGCACTAAGCTTTATAGTTCATGAAAGTAAAGCTTACTCAAGAGGTAAGTCAATGTGTGAGAAATTAAAGGGTGAAATACCAAGACATCAATTTGCTGTACCTATACAAGCAGCAGTTGGTAATAAGGTAGTTGCTAGAGAAACTATAAGTGCACTTAGAAAAGACGTACTTGCTAAGTGTTATGGTGGAGATATATCTCGTAAGAAGAAACTTCTTGAAAAACAAAAAGAAGGTAAGAAACGTATGAGACAAATAGGATCTGTTGAGGTTCCTCAGAAAGCATTTATGTCTGTATTAAAATTAGATAGTTAA
- a CDS encoding BMP family lipoprotein: MGNITKYLKGIFLISAVLLFVVGCSSVEKKEEKNEKSKEEDFSVGIVLGEGGANDQSFNQSSLEGLEKAKKDLGIDGIYLESNQDSDYVPNIETFIDKDVDLIIGVGYTTAESMLNAAKMYPDRKFVIIDHNYKEEGQEIPKNMISVTFDEKEASYLVGLIAAKMSNGNKVGFIGGMKIPNITRFEEGFEAGIKSVNSDIKLVSQYANSFDDSSLGKSIANQMYSKGVDIIFSAAGGVGTGAIESAKENNKYAIGVDMDQNSLAPNNVITSAMKRVDIGVFDIISKIKGGSFEGGKVVVYGLKENAVGIAPSTSKNVSKEVLNFVENKKQEIIDGKINIK; encoded by the coding sequence ATGGGGAATATTACTAAGTACTTAAAAGGAATTTTTTTAATTTCAGCAGTTTTACTATTCGTAGTTGGTTGTAGCTCGGTTGAAAAAAAAGAAGAAAAGAATGAAAAAAGTAAAGAAGAAGATTTTTCAGTAGGAATTGTACTAGGTGAAGGAGGAGCTAATGATCAAAGCTTTAATCAATCTTCATTAGAGGGGTTAGAAAAGGCTAAGAAAGATCTAGGTATAGATGGTATATATTTAGAGTCAAATCAAGATTCGGATTATGTTCCTAATATAGAAACATTTATAGATAAAGATGTTGATTTAATAATAGGAGTTGGATATACAACAGCAGAATCTATGTTAAATGCAGCTAAAATGTATCCGGATAGAAAATTTGTGATAATTGACCACAATTATAAAGAAGAAGGACAAGAAATACCTAAAAATATGATAAGCGTTACTTTTGATGAAAAAGAAGCTTCTTATTTAGTAGGGTTAATAGCAGCTAAAATGAGCAATGGTAACAAGGTAGGATTCATAGGAGGTATGAAGATACCGAATATAACTAGATTTGAAGAAGGCTTTGAAGCAGGAATAAAATCTGTAAATTCTGATATAAAACTGGTATCTCAATATGCGAACTCATTTGACGATTCAAGTTTAGGAAAGTCTATAGCGAATCAAATGTATTCAAAAGGTGTCGATATAATTTTTTCAGCAGCTGGTGGAGTTGGAACTGGAGCTATTGAATCAGCCAAAGAAAATAATAAATATGCTATAGGAGTAGATATGGACCAAAATAGTTTAGCTCCTAACAATGTAATAACCTCGGCTATGAAAAGAGTTGATATAGGGGTATTTGACATCATATCTAAAATCAAAGGTGGGAGCTTTGAAGGTGGAAAAGTAGTTGTTTATGGATTGAAAGAAAATGCAGTAGGAATAGCGCCTTCTACATCAAAAAATGTATCTAAAGAAGTTTTGAATTTTGTTGAAAATAAAAAACAAGAAATAATAGATGGAAAAATAAATATCAAATAA